From a region of the Luteibaculum oceani genome:
- a CDS encoding GH3 auxin-responsive promoter family protein, with product MGLKSWFSKLFAKRVVQKMYDDAAMAVQHQEQILSYLVDKGVKTEFGRDHHFHAIKSHTDFTQKIPVRDYEGLRNYFDRVVKGETSVLWPGQPVYLSKTSGTTSGAKYIPITKESIPEHISAARNALLSYINNTGNAAFVDGKMIFLQGSPVLDNSKAIPTGRLSGIVAHHVPGYLQKNRMPSFEVNCIEDWETKVDAIVEETLKEDMRLISGIPAWVQMYFEKLIEKTGKKTVAEIFPNFSLLVYGGVNFEPYAARFRELIGKEMPTVELFPASEGFFAFQDRQDDTGLLLNTNAGMYYEFVPQEELDKPHPKTLSLSEVELNVNYALVISSNAGLWRYNIGDLVKFTSLSPFKIRVTGRIKHYTSAFGEHVIAEEVEGALSETLKKDVAAVTEFTLAPQITPESGLPYHEWFIEFNREPKDWNVFIENLDTALQNKNPYYRDLIEGKVLSPLKITLVEKDGFQEFMKKRGKLGGQNKIPRLANDRKIADELKAWSVKTIASSNF from the coding sequence ATGGGTTTAAAATCTTGGTTTTCAAAGCTGTTCGCTAAGCGGGTCGTGCAAAAAATGTACGATGATGCTGCTATGGCCGTCCAGCATCAGGAGCAAATTTTAAGCTACTTGGTGGATAAAGGTGTGAAAACCGAGTTTGGTAGGGACCATCATTTTCATGCTATAAAATCCCACACAGATTTTACTCAAAAAATACCTGTAAGAGATTACGAGGGCTTGCGTAATTATTTCGACCGTGTTGTAAAGGGCGAAACTTCGGTATTGTGGCCGGGGCAGCCGGTATATTTGAGTAAGACCTCTGGTACAACTAGTGGTGCAAAATACATCCCAATAACTAAGGAGTCTATTCCAGAGCATATTAGTGCTGCCAGAAATGCGCTGTTATCCTATATAAATAATACTGGAAACGCCGCTTTTGTTGATGGCAAAATGATATTCTTACAGGGTTCCCCTGTGCTCGATAATAGTAAAGCAATTCCTACAGGTAGGTTAAGTGGAATTGTTGCGCACCACGTTCCTGGGTATTTGCAGAAAAACCGAATGCCGTCTTTTGAGGTGAATTGTATTGAGGACTGGGAAACTAAGGTGGATGCAATAGTGGAGGAAACCCTTAAGGAGGATATGCGACTTATTAGTGGAATTCCCGCTTGGGTTCAAATGTATTTTGAGAAATTAATTGAGAAGACGGGTAAGAAAACGGTTGCAGAAATATTTCCGAATTTCTCTTTACTGGTGTACGGTGGAGTTAATTTCGAACCCTATGCAGCTCGGTTTAGAGAATTAATTGGTAAGGAAATGCCAACGGTTGAATTATTTCCCGCATCGGAGGGGTTTTTTGCATTTCAAGATAGGCAGGATGATACAGGGCTATTGCTAAATACTAATGCTGGAATGTATTACGAGTTTGTTCCGCAGGAAGAATTAGATAAGCCACATCCAAAAACCCTCTCTTTAAGTGAGGTGGAGCTAAATGTAAATTACGCACTGGTAATTAGTTCTAATGCCGGACTTTGGAGGTACAACATAGGAGACCTTGTAAAGTTTACATCCCTGAGTCCATTTAAGATAAGGGTAACGGGGAGGATAAAACATTATACCTCTGCATTTGGAGAACATGTAATTGCGGAGGAGGTTGAGGGGGCTCTCAGCGAGACCTTGAAAAAGGATGTTGCCGCGGTAACAGAATTTACTTTGGCGCCCCAAATTACACCCGAGTCAGGATTACCATACCACGAATGGTTTATAGAATTCAATCGCGAACCGAAGGATTGGAATGTGTTTATCGAGAATTTAGATACGGCATTACAAAATAAAAACCCGTATTACCGCGATTTAATAGAGGGGAAAGTGCTATCTCCGCTAAAAATTACTTTGGTGGAAAAGGATGGATTCCAAGAGTTTATGAAAAAACGAGGCAAGTTGGGAGGGCAAAATAAAATTCCGAGGTTGGCTAACGACCGCAAAATTGCTGATGAACTAAAGGCTTGGTCGGTTAAAACAATTGCCTCATCTAATTTTTAG
- a CDS encoding M23 family metallopeptidase, which produces MVNDKEKEKKQLIKKLRNRYRLSIIKDSTFEERMSFRLTPMNVLVAFVSSFLFLGFAFISIVVFTPLREFIPGYTDTEVRQQAMQNALLVDSLHRELKVKSRYVDNLVSILNGNPNIDSVKYDSETGEAFKNLDFENSKKDSLFRLEFETSDQYSLGASLKSKTGEVKYFFPPVKGIITAEFEPENNHYAVDVVAAENEMVKSVLDGTVISATWTSDGGYVISVQHNDNLISVYKHNSVLLKKAGDKVKAGESIAIIGNSGELTSGPHLHFELWKEGAPINPKEYIIFN; this is translated from the coding sequence ATGGTTAACGATAAGGAAAAGGAAAAAAAGCAGCTCATTAAAAAGCTGAGGAATAGATATCGATTGTCCATAATTAAAGACAGCACATTCGAGGAGCGTATGTCATTTAGATTGACACCCATGAATGTATTGGTGGCATTTGTCTCTAGTTTTTTATTCTTAGGCTTCGCTTTTATTTCTATTGTGGTATTTACTCCCTTGCGCGAGTTTATTCCTGGATATACCGATACGGAGGTTAGACAACAAGCAATGCAAAATGCTTTGTTGGTAGATTCGCTGCACCGTGAATTAAAGGTGAAATCAAGATATGTAGATAACTTGGTATCCATTCTCAATGGAAACCCAAATATCGATAGCGTTAAATACGATTCCGAAACTGGTGAAGCTTTTAAGAATTTAGATTTCGAAAACAGTAAAAAGGACTCCCTATTTAGGTTGGAATTCGAAACTAGCGACCAGTATAGTCTGGGGGCTTCTCTCAAATCTAAGACTGGAGAGGTAAAATATTTTTTTCCACCGGTTAAAGGAATCATTACGGCAGAGTTCGAGCCAGAAAATAATCATTACGCGGTGGATGTAGTTGCTGCTGAAAATGAAATGGTGAAATCTGTTTTAGATGGAACGGTAATCAGCGCTACCTGGACAAGCGATGGTGGTTACGTAATTTCCGTTCAGCATAATGACAATCTAATTTCGGTGTACAAGCACAATTCGGTATTACTCAAGAAAGCTGGGGACAAGGTTAAAGCGGGAGAGTCTATTGCAATTATTGGAAATTCGGGAGAGTTAACATCTGGACCTCATTTACATTTTGAGTTGTGGAAAGAAGGGGCTCCAATCAACCCCAAGGAGTATATAATATTTAATTAA
- the porW gene encoding type IX secretion system periplasmic lipoprotein PorW/SprE produces the protein MRRISSILFICFVVVGCSTKKKAFLNRAYHNTTARYNGYFNAKEKIKESLRSYKEAREENFDETLPIFPAPTEEERSALLPNMNKAIEKTEKVISRHSMEIGGKEYCKWIDNNYLAKGIGHFYKGEFDQAASTFNFIAKKYKEGDAKPLALAWLVRTHIEQEEMQKANLVLGILNKEQELKRKSALMRQKVNALYHIKSKAYPEAISRISNAIGLEKKKDERMRMYFIKAQLHQRLGNANEAIADFRKVVQKSPNYELAFNAGISQATAVQGSANSFSVKKDLEKLLKDDKNIEYQDQIYYALAEIEFTERNYPEAVEFLQKSIKSSINNNRQKGKSFYRLARYYFNEKLYQPASIYYDSTLAILPKTHPEFEEIENKSNNLQELVVHLNLIQKNDSILEIANLAPEEQDKKLEDIIQKERERLLKEQREKEIKAQKILASKAGKKESSGSWYFYNAKAKLQGYKEFKDKWGDRTLQDNWRIGGNSGPATTGTAKDSLSVETKPVGELKGLPSYAQLRKDLPKTDKEKQKLVQETKSALYQSGLVYKENFEDVDNAIESFENLLARYDSTVYRLPAYYQLYRLYLAKETNSEKEFFSFDTKSSSYYYKDLILYEYPDSEFARIIKNPDRVASKQANEKEAQSHYSKAYLAYQIDSLDRSMKITLEGISKYSASDLLPKFYFLKARIHSEQREIGEFEQTLSFLAKQFRGTPEGKEAERLLALLRKAMANSKTSNSNTDSTSTAAEKEKKEPELAATTSNYTDTPNSAHYYLVVIPKGAMNTTRAKVEVANFNGRFFSNKKMDVSVSFLTNELPILLVRGLDNKEQAKLYHQAFIKDKNELRVISRNNFQQFAISEENFKMLFVNKDIENYLKFFENNY, from the coding sequence TTGAGGCGTATATCTTCCATTTTATTTATCTGTTTTGTAGTTGTAGGATGCTCTACCAAAAAGAAGGCATTCTTAAACAGGGCGTACCATAATACTACAGCGCGATACAATGGGTATTTTAACGCCAAGGAAAAAATAAAGGAATCTCTAAGGAGCTATAAGGAGGCTCGAGAAGAAAATTTCGATGAAACCCTTCCCATTTTTCCTGCCCCCACAGAAGAAGAAAGAAGTGCTCTACTTCCTAACATGAATAAGGCCATTGAAAAAACTGAAAAAGTTATTTCAAGGCATAGTATGGAAATTGGCGGAAAGGAGTACTGTAAATGGATAGACAACAATTACCTAGCAAAAGGGATAGGCCATTTTTACAAAGGGGAGTTCGACCAGGCTGCATCAACGTTCAACTTTATTGCTAAAAAATACAAGGAGGGAGATGCCAAGCCCTTGGCTTTGGCCTGGCTAGTTAGAACACACATAGAACAGGAAGAAATGCAAAAGGCTAATTTGGTCTTAGGTATTTTAAACAAAGAGCAAGAACTAAAGCGAAAAAGCGCTCTAATGCGACAAAAGGTAAATGCGCTTTACCATATTAAGTCGAAAGCCTACCCCGAAGCCATTTCTCGAATTTCAAATGCCATAGGATTAGAGAAAAAAAAGGATGAGCGGATGCGCATGTATTTTATCAAGGCGCAATTGCATCAACGACTAGGAAACGCCAATGAGGCCATAGCCGATTTTAGAAAAGTTGTGCAGAAAAGTCCCAATTATGAACTTGCTTTTAATGCGGGAATTAGTCAGGCCACTGCGGTACAGGGGAGTGCAAATTCATTTTCCGTTAAAAAGGACCTTGAAAAACTGCTTAAAGACGACAAGAACATTGAGTATCAAGATCAGATTTACTATGCTTTAGCTGAGATAGAATTCACAGAAAGAAATTATCCCGAAGCAGTGGAATTCCTTCAGAAATCTATTAAGAGTAGCATAAACAACAATCGGCAAAAGGGAAAGTCGTTTTATCGCTTAGCACGATATTACTTTAACGAAAAACTATACCAACCTGCATCTATCTATTACGATAGTACCCTAGCGATTTTACCAAAAACACATCCTGAATTCGAAGAAATTGAAAACAAGTCGAATAACCTACAGGAATTGGTAGTTCACCTTAACTTAATTCAGAAGAACGATAGCATTCTTGAAATTGCTAACCTAGCTCCCGAAGAACAGGATAAGAAGTTGGAGGACATTATTCAGAAGGAACGCGAACGACTTTTAAAGGAACAGAGGGAAAAGGAGATAAAGGCCCAAAAGATATTGGCCAGCAAAGCTGGTAAAAAAGAAAGCAGCGGTAGTTGGTACTTCTATAATGCCAAGGCCAAGCTTCAGGGATACAAAGAATTTAAAGATAAGTGGGGCGATAGAACCCTGCAGGACAACTGGCGCATTGGCGGAAATAGCGGGCCTGCAACCACAGGGACTGCAAAAGACAGTTTAAGCGTAGAAACCAAACCTGTTGGCGAACTGAAAGGACTTCCTAGCTACGCCCAATTGCGGAAAGATTTACCTAAAACAGATAAAGAGAAACAGAAGTTGGTGCAGGAAACTAAATCTGCATTGTACCAATCTGGTTTAGTGTACAAAGAAAATTTCGAGGACGTAGATAATGCCATTGAATCTTTTGAGAATCTATTAGCTCGCTACGACTCTACCGTTTATAGATTACCCGCTTATTACCAGTTATATCGTCTGTACCTAGCAAAAGAGACCAATTCGGAAAAGGAATTTTTCTCTTTTGACACCAAAAGTAGTAGCTACTATTACAAAGATTTAATCCTATACGAATACCCAGATTCTGAATTTGCTAGGATTATTAAAAACCCGGATAGAGTTGCCAGCAAACAAGCCAATGAGAAAGAAGCTCAAAGCCATTACAGCAAAGCTTATTTAGCCTACCAAATAGATAGTTTGGATAGATCTATGAAAATAACCTTGGAGGGCATTTCCAAATATTCCGCATCGGATTTACTCCCTAAGTTTTACTTTTTAAAGGCAAGAATTCATTCGGAACAAAGAGAAATTGGTGAATTTGAGCAAACCCTATCCTTTTTAGCTAAGCAATTTAGGGGTACTCCAGAAGGGAAAGAAGCGGAACGCTTGCTAGCATTATTGCGCAAAGCTATGGCTAACAGTAAAACATCTAACTCAAATACCGACAGCACTTCTACCGCTGCAGAAAAGGAAAAGAAGGAACCAGAATTGGCTGCAACAACTTCGAACTACACCGATACACCTAATTCAGCCCATTACTATTTGGTGGTAATACCCAAGGGAGCGATGAATACCACTAGAGCCAAGGTGGAAGTTGCTAACTTTAACGGGCGCTTTTTCTCGAATAAAAAAATGGATGTAAGCGTAAGCTTTTTAACCAACGAACTACCAATTTTATTAGTACGAGGATTAGACAACAAGGAACAGGCAAAGCTATACCACCAAGCATTTATAAAGGATAAAAATGAATTAAGAGTGATCTCGCGCAATAATTTCCAACAATTCGCGATATCAGAGGAAAACTTTAAAATGCTGTTTGTTAATAAGGATATCGAAAATTACCTTAAGTTCTTCGAAAATAATTATTAA
- a CDS encoding bactofilin family protein, which yields MFGNKKTSNMAKGSENGNPEKLNRIVEGTVIEGEIKSESNIRIDGIVKGVTTTQGRLVIGPNGVIEGEVVCRNADIEGTLNGKITASELLSLKSTSKLTGDIVSRRLAIEPGAVFTGTCTMGAKVKDLLQDPSSNTEPKLARAK from the coding sequence ATGTTCGGGAACAAAAAAACGTCAAACATGGCTAAAGGATCGGAAAACGGTAACCCAGAAAAGCTTAACCGCATAGTAGAGGGTACTGTAATTGAAGGGGAAATTAAATCTGAAAGCAACATCCGTATCGACGGAATTGTTAAAGGAGTAACAACTACTCAGGGAAGACTGGTAATTGGTCCTAATGGAGTAATCGAGGGAGAGGTTGTTTGTCGCAACGCTGATATCGAGGGTACACTAAACGGAAAAATTACAGCTTCAGAATTATTAAGTTTAAAGAGCACAAGTAAATTAACTGGTGATATTGTTTCAAGAAGATTGGCTATAGAGCCAGGAGCAGTATTTACAGGTACTTGTACAATGGGTGCTAAGGTTAAAGACCTACTTCAGGATCCTAGCAGCAACACAGAACCCAAGCTTGCAAGAGCCAAATAA
- a CDS encoding AtpZ/AtpI family protein, giving the protein MLRLKTYFRILAATQNPSLQEPNKEKEDKRKLQAKFATYTGSAFKVVGAILLFFYFGRWLDEKFGFEKPWLAMTGSLVGVAAGIYSLIKDLNR; this is encoded by the coding sequence GTGCTAAGGTTAAAGACCTACTTCAGGATCCTAGCAGCAACACAGAACCCAAGCTTGCAAGAGCCAAATAAGGAAAAGGAAGATAAGCGCAAACTTCAAGCGAAGTTTGCTACCTATACTGGCTCCGCCTTTAAAGTGGTTGGAGCCATTTTACTTTTTTTCTATTTCGGCAGGTGGTTGGATGAAAAGTTCGGTTTCGAAAAACCATGGCTTGCCATGACTGGGAGCCTTGTGGGGGTTGCCGCAGGCATTTACTCCTTAATCAAGGATCTCAATCGCTAG
- the atpB gene encoding F0F1 ATP synthase subunit A yields MLRRPVSFKILFSFLSLFVGLSAVSASSSTEGDHGSEEFNPKDMILHHIADAHEWHFWDVKDEEGNLHPVSMPLPVILYHNGNLDIFMSSEFHHGTTPVTKGNNTYVMNHGKIYIADENGELIPDGHGHYLNAKPLDLSITKNVASMWLSIILLILIMGTVARTYKKNGLVPRGFAGVIEPIVLFVRDEIARPNISGDKYKRFLPFLLTVFFFIWINNLLGLIPILAPNLTGNISVTLVLALFTLIITNVSGNKGYWGHILAPPVPIPMWVIMIPVELIGIFTKPFALMVRLFANITAGHILILSLVSLIFIFKSVYMSALSIPFMVFMNVLELLVAALQAYIFTLLSALFIGMATEEAHH; encoded by the coding sequence ATGTTAAGAAGACCAGTATCATTTAAAATCCTTTTCAGCTTTTTAAGCTTGTTTGTTGGACTTAGCGCTGTGAGCGCGTCTTCATCGACTGAAGGTGACCATGGTTCAGAGGAGTTTAACCCGAAGGACATGATTCTTCACCACATCGCCGATGCACACGAATGGCATTTCTGGGATGTGAAAGACGAAGAAGGAAACTTACACCCTGTAAGTATGCCATTACCGGTAATTCTATACCACAATGGTAACCTTGACATTTTCATGTCATCTGAGTTTCATCACGGAACTACACCCGTTACAAAAGGTAACAACACCTATGTTATGAATCACGGTAAGATTTATATCGCTGATGAAAATGGTGAGTTAATTCCAGATGGCCACGGACATTACCTAAACGCTAAGCCTTTAGATCTTTCCATAACCAAGAACGTAGCTTCTATGTGGTTATCTATCATTCTGTTAATTCTTATAATGGGTACTGTAGCCCGTACATACAAGAAAAACGGATTAGTACCTAGAGGATTTGCAGGTGTTATAGAACCTATCGTTCTTTTTGTAAGGGACGAAATTGCAAGACCAAACATTTCTGGAGACAAGTACAAGAGATTCCTTCCTTTCTTGTTAACCGTATTCTTCTTTATCTGGATTAACAACCTCCTAGGATTGATTCCAATTCTAGCGCCTAACTTAACAGGTAACATTTCAGTTACTTTGGTATTAGCGCTTTTCACTTTAATCATTACCAATGTATCTGGTAACAAAGGATACTGGGGTCACATTTTAGCACCACCAGTTCCGATACCAATGTGGGTAATTATGATTCCAGTGGAGTTAATTGGTATTTTCACCAAGCCATTTGCACTTATGGTTCGTTTGTTTGCGAACATCACTGCAGGTCACATTCTAATCTTAAGCTTAGTATCCCTAATATTTATTTTCAAGTCGGTGTATATGTCGGCACTTTCTATTCCATTTATGGTATTTATGAATGTGCTTGAGTTATTAGTAGCGGCGCTACAAGCTTACATATTCACCTTATTATCTGCGTTATTCATCGGTATGGCTACCGAAGAAGCGCACCACTAA
- the atpE gene encoding ATP synthase F0 subunit C — protein MTGTLAAIGVGLSVIGAGMGIGKIGSSATEAIARQPEAASKIQTAMIIAAALIEGVALFGVVASAFFGA, from the coding sequence ATGACTGGAACATTAGCAGCAATTGGAGTTGGATTATCAGTAATCGGTGCCGGAATGGGTATTGGAAAAATTGGTAGTTCTGCTACTGAAGCTATTGCAAGACAGCCAGAGGCTGCGAGCAAAATTCAAACTGCGATGATTATCGCTGCGGCTCTTATCGAGGGTGTTGCACTATTTGGTGTAGTTGCATCTGCTTTCTTCGGAGCATAA
- a CDS encoding F0F1 ATP synthase subunit B: MELVTPELGLSIWTAVAFIILLVILRVFAWKPILEAVNAREESISSALAAAEEAKKEMASLKASNEELLREANEERQKIITQAKALQDKMITEAKDKAKSEAEKIVADAKESITMEKAAAMTELKNHIASLSIEIAEKIVREQLSSSDKQKALAENLASEVTLN; this comes from the coding sequence ATGGAATTAGTTACTCCAGAATTAGGATTATCGATTTGGACCGCAGTAGCATTCATTATCCTTTTAGTAATCTTGCGTGTTTTTGCTTGGAAGCCAATTCTTGAAGCAGTTAACGCTAGAGAAGAAAGTATTAGTTCTGCACTAGCAGCAGCTGAGGAAGCTAAAAAGGAAATGGCTTCTTTAAAGGCAAGCAATGAAGAACTTCTGAGAGAAGCCAACGAGGAGCGTCAAAAGATTATTACTCAGGCTAAGGCATTACAAGATAAGATGATCACTGAAGCTAAAGACAAAGCTAAAAGTGAGGCAGAAAAAATCGTAGCTGATGCTAAAGAAAGCATCACTATGGAAAAAGCTGCTGCAATGACTGAGTTGAAAAACCACATTGCAAGTCTTTCTATCGAAATCGCCGAGAAAATTGTACGCGAGCAATTAAGCAGCAGCGATAAACAGAAGGCGTTAGCAGAAAATTTAGCATCAGAAGTTACCCTTAACTAA
- the atpH gene encoding ATP synthase F1 subunit delta, with protein sequence MGQIKVASRYAKSLLDLAQENKASEAVKADVLLVASAITENKDLELLLKSPIIREDKKVKILSEIFNEKISPLTLQFIQLLAKKGRESLLLEICNSFTNLYRKANDIQKLTIISAVKLDESTKKEILSRVQPDGMTLEIEEQINPELIGGFIVKLDDKQIDASVLGSFRKLKKDFKNNPFVANF encoded by the coding sequence ATGGGTCAAATAAAAGTTGCAAGTAGATACGCAAAATCACTTTTAGATCTTGCTCAAGAAAACAAGGCATCGGAAGCTGTAAAAGCAGATGTTTTGCTAGTAGCTAGCGCTATTACTGAGAACAAAGATTTAGAGTTGCTTTTGAAAAGCCCAATTATCCGTGAGGATAAGAAGGTTAAGATATTGTCGGAAATTTTCAATGAGAAGATTTCTCCACTTACGTTGCAATTCATCCAATTGTTGGCAAAAAAAGGCAGAGAGTCATTGCTTTTAGAAATATGCAATTCCTTCACTAACCTTTACAGAAAGGCTAATGACATCCAGAAATTAACCATTATTTCTGCGGTAAAACTGGATGAGAGCACGAAAAAAGAAATTCTATCTAGGGTACAACCTGATGGAATGACGCTTGAAATCGAGGAGCAAATAAATCCAGAGTTAATTGGTGGATTTATCGTAAAACTTGACGACAAGCAAATAGATGCCAGCGTACTGGGATCTTTTAGAAAATTAAAAAAGGATTTTAAAAACAACCCCTTCGTTGCTAACTTTTAA
- the atpA gene encoding F0F1 ATP synthase subunit alpha gives MAEVKPAEVSNILREQLSGFKSEAQLEEVGTVLQVGDGIARIYGLTGVESGELIEFESGLRGIVLNLEEDNVGAVLLGPSKGIKEGDTVKRTKQIASIKAGEGLVGRVVNTLGQPIDGKGPIEGETFEMPIERKAPGVIYRQPVNEPLQTGIKAIDAMIPIGRGQRELIIGDRQTGKTTVAIDTIINQKEFYDRGEPVFCIYVAIGQKGSTVAGIVKTLEDAGAMDYTVVVAANASDPSPMQFYAPFTGAAIGEYFRDTGRPALIIYDDLSKQAVAYREVSLLLRRPPGREAYPGDVFYLHSRLLERAAKVIASDEIAAQMNDLPESLKGKVKGGGSLTALPIIETQAGDVSAYIPTNVISITDGQIFLESGLFLSGVRPAINVGISVSRVGGSAQIKSMKKVAGTLKLDQAQYRELEAFAKFGSDLDEATKAVLNKGERNVEILKQAQNSPQSVEHQIAIIYCGTKGLINHVPVNKVKEFEKDYLNVLELEHRSTLDQLKAGKYTDELTSVLEKVAKEVSAKYKK, from the coding sequence ATGGCAGAGGTTAAACCAGCAGAAGTTTCGAATATTTTACGCGAACAGCTTTCGGGCTTCAAATCTGAAGCGCAATTAGAAGAAGTGGGTACTGTACTTCAGGTTGGAGACGGTATTGCACGTATTTATGGACTAACCGGAGTAGAATCTGGAGAGCTTATCGAGTTTGAATCAGGATTAAGAGGTATTGTACTTAACCTTGAGGAGGACAACGTTGGAGCTGTATTATTAGGTCCATCTAAAGGAATTAAAGAAGGTGATACAGTTAAAAGAACTAAGCAAATTGCTTCTATTAAAGCAGGTGAAGGTTTAGTTGGAAGGGTTGTAAACACGCTTGGTCAACCTATCGATGGTAAAGGACCTATCGAAGGTGAAACTTTCGAAATGCCTATCGAGAGAAAAGCTCCTGGTGTAATTTACCGTCAGCCGGTAAATGAGCCACTTCAAACGGGTATCAAAGCAATCGATGCAATGATTCCAATCGGAAGAGGACAGCGTGAGTTAATTATTGGGGATAGACAAACGGGGAAAACTACCGTGGCTATCGATACAATTATTAACCAAAAAGAATTTTACGACAGAGGCGAGCCTGTATTCTGTATCTATGTAGCTATTGGCCAAAAAGGTTCAACCGTTGCAGGTATCGTTAAAACATTAGAAGATGCTGGAGCTATGGATTACACCGTAGTTGTTGCAGCAAATGCTTCTGACCCATCTCCAATGCAGTTCTACGCTCCATTTACGGGTGCTGCAATTGGTGAGTATTTCAGAGATACTGGTCGTCCAGCATTAATTATCTATGATGATTTATCTAAGCAAGCAGTAGCTTACCGTGAGGTTTCTCTACTTCTTAGACGTCCTCCAGGACGTGAGGCATACCCTGGAGATGTATTCTACCTTCACTCTCGTCTTCTTGAGCGTGCTGCTAAGGTGATTGCATCCGATGAGATTGCTGCTCAAATGAACGACTTACCTGAGTCTCTAAAAGGAAAAGTAAAAGGAGGTGGATCACTTACTGCTCTTCCAATTATCGAAACTCAAGCGGGTGACGTTTCTGCATATATCCCAACCAACGTAATTTCTATTACCGATGGACAGATATTCCTTGAGTCTGGATTATTCCTTTCTGGAGTTAGACCAGCGATTAACGTAGGTATCTCTGTTTCTCGTGTAGGTGGATCTGCGCAGATTAAATCAATGAAAAAAGTAGCGGGTACACTTAAGTTAGATCAAGCACAATACCGTGAGCTTGAAGCTTTCGCTAAGTTTGGATCTGATCTTGATGAAGCTACAAAAGCAGTACTTAATAAAGGAGAAAGAAACGTTGAGATTCTTAAGCAAGCTCAAAACTCTCCTCAGTCTGTAGAACATCAAATTGCAATTATTTACTGTGGTACTAAAGGTTTGATTAACCACGTACCAGTAAACAAGGTAAAAGAGTTCGAAAAAGACTACTTAAATGTTCTTGAATTAGAACACCGCAGCACTCTAGATCAGCTTAAGGCTGGTAAGTACACAGATGAACTAACTTCTGTGCTAGAGAAAGTTGCAAAAGAAGTTTCAGCGAAGTACAAAAAATAA
- the atpG gene encoding ATP synthase F1 subunit gamma, producing MANLKEVRTRITSVNSTKQITSAMKMVSAAKLKRAQDAITQMRPYANKLKEIIGNVSATLDISEGALSVERPKNKIIVVAITSNRGLCGAFNNNVIKTTKSVIEANAHAEVKVLPLGKKANDFFSKTPFKLSTEEFNYDPIAIFDELTFENAADICQQLMDAFQAEKVDEVRVIYNQFKNAATQYVQDETLLPMQPEEKSDESLSSAEYIFNPSKEEIITSLIPQAIKLQLFKALLDSHAAEHGARMTAMHKATDNAGELLKELKLQYNKARQAAITNEILEICAGAEALNG from the coding sequence ATGGCTAACTTAAAAGAAGTAAGGACCAGAATTACATCGGTAAACTCTACTAAGCAGATTACCTCTGCCATGAAAATGGTATCGGCAGCAAAGCTTAAGAGAGCGCAGGATGCAATTACGCAAATGCGTCCTTATGCCAATAAGTTAAAGGAGATTATTGGAAATGTTTCCGCAACTCTTGATATCTCCGAAGGTGCATTATCTGTTGAGCGTCCTAAAAACAAAATCATCGTTGTAGCTATTACTTCGAATAGAGGTTTATGTGGTGCTTTTAACAATAATGTCATCAAAACAACAAAGAGTGTTATCGAAGCAAACGCTCATGCCGAAGTGAAGGTGTTGCCTTTAGGTAAAAAAGCAAACGATTTCTTTTCTAAGACTCCGTTTAAGCTTTCTACCGAGGAATTTAACTACGACCCTATCGCTATCTTCGACGAGCTTACCTTTGAAAATGCAGCGGATATCTGCCAGCAACTAATGGATGCATTCCAAGCTGAAAAAGTGGATGAAGTAAGAGTAATCTACAATCAGTTTAAAAATGCAGCTACACAATACGTGCAAGACGAAACACTTCTTCCAATGCAACCGGAAGAAAAGTCTGACGAGAGCTTATCTAGTGCAGAGTACATTTTTAATCCAAGCAAAGAAGAAATTATTACTTCTTTAATACCTCAAGCGATTAAATTACAACTCTTTAAAGCACTTTTAGATTCTCATGCAGCTGAACACGGTGCACGTATGACCGCGATGCATAAAGCAACCGATAACGCTGGTGAATTACTTAAAGAACTTAAGTTACAGTATAACAAAGCAAGACAAGCAGCCATTACCAACGAAATCCTTGAGATTTGTGCTGGTGCCGAGGCACTTAACGGCTAA